From a single Poecilia reticulata strain Guanapo linkage group LG2, Guppy_female_1.0+MT, whole genome shotgun sequence genomic region:
- the LOC103478963 gene encoding cohesin subunit SA-2 codes for MIPEPSAAAASRSSEKNANSQAEATSSGAVSPSEDESGNENRQKSVRRRRRACSVSENVKSKRARASGSSVRRARGKRAKEKQVEAVTLFEVITMGKSAIQAVIDDWIEAYVTDRDASLLDLISFFIQCCGCKGAATAEMCQSKEDKHVKSKMVEELDZAVGLQYKRFLAFPWILTVTWPMDADSAEYPLVQSGPSGRWFHSEFCDFVSVLVAQCQHSVLFDSYLMNSLISLLTELSNSYVRAFRHTCTLAAVKLLSSLLSVALSLSVGIENSQKLYNVQRTKTVRQKTQQLERMQKKISELQEKRAEVESMMDVIFKGVFLKRYRDMLPEIRSVCMEELGLWMKLYSSSFLNDSYLKYMGWMMHDKVPDVRLKCVLALQGLFGDPVLLPKLDLFISRFQNRLISMVLDKDNEVAVQTMKLLVLISRATDDVLTSEDYKQLLQVVYSSHRPLAATAGELLYSRILSAAAPTSDNQDERSEEDERKRQMFDRLKALLRFYQEAELHKHVVYLVDSLWDCGGSLLKDWPTLTAALLQNSSGFSPTEQAVIVEILVASVRQATEGPALVGRSGAKKIMNNREKKIQADDCLKLTEHLFSVLPKLLSKFSCSGDTVASLIRIPQYFHPDSQEAKNTESVSSLMTEMAAVLDLHSGPAVLEAAARTYLSLCGDDAAWAAAARASRDSLVQCWVDRLTETMGESLRRGCFSAEEXETSQIVATLKKLRAFHNCHDLSXWNVFELLSPLLTENGSLGGPPPEVLEEALQCMSFAMLWSLSTSSQTLTCREKAVAQRLQLRLFCERSYRCLXHCNHSVKNQAFLGVCDVLTAHSYQLQVWDPTCFGPLLYTPSPKLQRALLTFVCVNVFVIPDCDNQSRVSESSEVERLEELHRRRNLLAAYCKLIVHGVLETSTAAEIYTHYVKHYSDFGDIIKETISRTRQTDKIESTRTLVLCLQQLFVQLKREQESGGRAHSGVQTFTCIKELARRFALTFGDLVKFRECLVMIHRNGVEFVFQEFRQAPDYATPPYLSYLTILSEFSNKLLKPDKKAVLSYLQKHTAEHIIDLREECWQPLIYYRASLLAVAEMEDAVSYVSSDRRPCLHSRSPVSKQKLEGYKSPSQGRPAEQVTKVHKPSISHSSQVNPGDTDTFSIPPELHGRSFNMAATVLGINGESDDGSVDIEL; via the exons ATGATACCAGAACCTTCTGCTGCAGCCGCATCCAGATCTTCAGAGAAAAA tgcAAACTCTCAGGCTGAGGCKACCTCCTCTGGAGCTGTCAGTCCCTCTGAGGATGAGTCAGGGAACGAGAACCGACAGAAGAGTGTG AGACGAAGAAGAAGAGCGTGCAGCGTCTCGGAAAATGTSAAGAGCAAACGAGCCAGAGCCAGCGGCAGCAGCGTTCGAAGGGCACGGGGCAAACGCGCCAAAGAGAAGCAAGTGGAGGCAGTCACCCTGTTTGAGGTGATCACCATGGGCAAGAGCGCCATACAG GCAGTGATTGATGATTGGATTGAGGCATAYGTGACGGACAGAGACGCCTCTCTGCTCGACCTCATCAGCTTCTTTATCCAATGCTGTGGCTGCAAAG GCGCGGCCACAGCAGAGATGTGCCAGAGTAAAGAGGACAAGCACGTGAAGAGCAAAATGGTCGAGGAGCTGGATSAG gCTGTTGGTCTGCAGTACAAGCGATTCCTTGCTTTTCCGTGGATTCTGACCGTCACGTGGCCCATGGATGCA GACAGTGCAGAGTATCCACTTGTGCAGTCCGGGCCGTCCGGTCGCTGGTTTCATTCGGAGTTCTGCGACTTTGTGTCGGTGCTGGTGGCTCAGTGTCAGCACAGCGTCCTTTTTGACAGCTACCTGATGAACAGCCTCATCTCGCTGCTCACTGAGCTGTCCAACTCATACGTAAGGGCGTTCAGACACACGTGCACGCTCGCGG cGGTGAAGTTGCTGAGCTCTTTGCTGAGCGTGGCTCTGAGCCTGAGCGTCGGGATCGAAAACAGCCAGAAGCTGTACAAYGTGCAGAGGACGAAGACGGTGAGACAGAAGACCCAGCAACTGGAGAGGATGCAGAAGAAGATCTCGGAG ttgcaggaaaaGAGGGCGGAGGTAGAGAGCATGATGGACGTCATCTTCAAAGGGGTTTTTCTTAAAAGATATCG GGATATGCTTCCAGAAATTCGCTCAGTCTGCATGGAGGAGTTGGGCTTGTGGATGAAGCTGTACAGTTCGTCATTTCTCAACGACAGTTACCTCAAATACATGGGCTGGATGATGCACGATAAG GTACCGGATGTCCGTCTGAAGTGTGTGTTAGCTCTGCAGGGTCTGTTCGGTGATCCTGTCCTGCTCCCTAAACTAGATCTGTTCATCAGTCGCTTCCAG AATCGACTGATCTCCATGGTGCTAGATAAGGACAATGAGGTGGCAGTACAGACCATGAAACTATTGGTGCTAATCTCCAG AGCCACAGACGATGTGCTGACGTCTGAGGACTACAAGCAGCTCCTTCAGGTTGTTTACTCCTCTCATCGGCCTCTCGCAGCCACCGCAGGGGAGCTACTCTACTCAAG GATCCTCAGTGCTGCAGCTCCTACCTCTGATAATCAGGATGAAAGGAGCGAAGAGGACGAGCGAAAACGACAGATGTTTGACCGACTTAAAGCTTTACTGCGGTTTTATCAGGAGGCTGAG CTCCACAAGCATGTCGTTTACCTGGTGGACAGCCTTTGGGACTGTGGTGGGTCTCTGCTGAAAGACTGGCCCACACTCACAGCTGCACTGCTGCAGAACAGCTCAG gTTTTAGTCCGACAGAACAAGCGGTGATTGTGGAGATCCTGGTTGCGTCGGTGCGTCAGGCCACAGAGGGGCCGGCTCTGGTAGGGAGGAGCGGGGCCAAGAAG ATCATGAACaatagagaaaagaaaattcaagcTGACGACTGTCTAAAGCTCACTGAACATCTGTTTTCTGTGCTTCCCAAGTTACTCTCCAAG ttttcatgTAGTGGCGACACTGTTGCTTCCCTGATCCGGATTCCTCAGTACTTCCACCCAGACAGTCAAGAGGCTAAAAACACAGAG TCAGTTTCAAGCCTGATGACAGAGATGGCAGCTGTTTTGGACCTTCACTCGGGCCCTGCGGTTCTGGAAGCAGCCGCTCGAACATACCTCAGTCTGTGTGGCGATGACGCAGCCTGGGCCGCGGCGGCCAGAGCCTCACGGGACTCTCTGGTCCAGTGCTGGGTGGACCGACTGACAGAGACGATGGGGGAGTCGCTCAGG CgcggctgtttttctgctgaggAAKRCGAGACGAGTCAAATTGTAGCGACACTGAAGAAACTCAGAGCTTTCCACAA CTGTCATGACCTCAGCCRATGGAACGTGTTTGAGCTGCTGTCTCCTCTCCTGACGGAGAACGGCAGCCTGGGAGGACCACCGCCAGAG GTGCTGGAGGAGGCACTGCAGTGCATGTCGTTTGCCATGCTGTGGTCCCTCAGTACGAGCAGCCAAACTCTAACTTGCAGG gagaaaGCTGTGGCCCAGAGGCTCCAGCTGCGTCTCTTCTGTGAGAGGAGCTATCGGTGTCTCTYCCACTGCAACCACAGCGTGAAGAATCAG GCGTTCCTGGGTGTGTGCGATGTCCTGACTGCTCACTCGTACCAGCTGCAGGTGTGGGATCCCACCTGCTTCGGCCCTCTGCTCTACACTCCCAGTCCCAAACTGCAGAGGGCGCTGCTCACCTTTGTATGCGTGAATGTGTTTGTCATCCCAGACTGCGACAACCAGAGCAGAG tcaGCGAGAGCTCTGAAGTGGAGAGGCTGGAGGAGCTTCACAGGAGAAGGAATCTGCTAGCGGCCTACTGCAAGCTGATCGTACACGGCGTGCTGGAGACGAGCACGGCGGCAGAAATCTACACACACTACGTGAAG CATTACAGCGACTTYGGCGACATCATCAAGGAAACGATTTCCAGGACCAGACAGACGGATAAAATAGAGAGCACTCGTACTCTGGTGCTCTGCTTGCAGCAG CTGTTTGTGCAGCTTAAGCGGGAACAAGAGAGCGGTGGCAGGGCTCACTCGGGAGTGCAGACGTTCACCTGCATTAAGGAGCTGGCCAGGCGCTTCGCCCTCACATTCGGAGACCTTGTCAAGTTTCGTGAGTGTCTCGTCATGATCCACAG GAACGGCGTGGAGTTTGTCTTCCAAGAATTCCGACAGGCTCCAGACTACGCAACGCCGCCGTACCTCTCCTACCTGACCATCCTTAGCGAGTTCTCCAACAAACTGCTCAAGCCAGACAAGAAGGCAGT GCTCTCCtacctgcaaaaacacacagcgGAGCACATAATTGACCTCAGGGAGGAGTGCTGGCAGCCGCTCATCTACTATCGCGCGTCTTTATTGGCCGTGGCAGAAATGGAGGACGCCGTGTCGTATGTGAGCTCAGACAGGAGGCCCTGCCTTCACAGTCGCTCTCCTGTCTCCAAACAAAAGCTGGAAG